One Methanohalophilus mahii DSM 5219 genomic window carries:
- a CDS encoding DUF531 domain-containing protein, producing MQTIGIVNTYDRIKVLDAHYRAIARAAPICRIFGFSLALFDFPFDMEKDELVKYVVEKTTIGESGAYLQQLNEEHHFFVQDLPKKGFPAHFGKPVATTSRIDGSKRMTVMDAAEGIIHQDSYLFLVGLGRKGLPKSIIKQAPAHLDISSGGTSCETCTAMGAIPAYIMGIVEGIKSNNHKSHKSFKHFS from the coding sequence ATGCAGACTATTGGAATTGTCAATACTTATGATCGTATAAAGGTCCTTGATGCCCATTATAGGGCCATTGCACGGGCTGCCCCGATTTGCAGGATATTCGGCTTTAGCCTTGCCCTTTTTGATTTTCCTTTTGATATGGAAAAAGATGAACTTGTGAAGTACGTTGTGGAAAAAACAACAATAGGAGAATCAGGTGCCTATCTGCAACAACTCAATGAAGAACACCATTTTTTTGTACAGGACCTTCCAAAAAAAGGTTTTCCGGCACATTTTGGTAAACCTGTTGCAACCACTTCCAGGATAGATGGATCTAAAAGAATGACAGTTATGGATGCTGCAGAGGGAATAATACATCAAGATTCTTATCTGTTCCTCGTTGGACTTGGCAGGAAAGGATTGCCAAAATCAATTATAAAACAGGCCCCTGCCCACCTTGATATAAGTAGTGGCGGTACTTCCTGTGAGACATGCACGGCTATGGGGGCAATCCCTGCTTATATTATGGGCATAGTTGAGGGAATAAAGAGTAATAACCACAAATCCCATAAGTCTTTTAAGCACTTTTCCTGA
- a CDS encoding GNAT family N-acetyltransferase → MQYLFIENPFPQGQDSENMHITQDITICQAVPDDRAAIDSLLCTYFLDGKDLDTGDFLLAKVDDRIVGTVAFVRDNFEEIHSVAVHPSFRKKGIGALLVSSALQLSLSSAVYARTTAKSFFSKSGFVEVISPSREELWDDCACCEYLENCNQHVMVWRRE, encoded by the coding sequence TTGCAATACCTATTTATAGAAAATCCTTTTCCTCAGGGACAGGATTCAGAGAACATGCATATTACACAGGATATTACAATTTGCCAGGCTGTTCCGGATGATCGGGCAGCAATAGACTCGTTGCTCTGTACCTATTTTCTCGACGGAAAAGATTTGGATACAGGAGATTTTCTGCTGGCAAAAGTTGATGATAGGATAGTGGGCACAGTAGCATTTGTAAGGGATAACTTTGAGGAGATACATAGTGTTGCAGTTCACCCTTCATTCAGGAAAAAAGGAATAGGTGCTTTGCTCGTCTCAAGTGCCCTGCAACTCTCATTGAGCAGTGCAGTATATGCAAGAACCACGGCCAAATCCTTTTTCAGTAAATCAGGTTTTGTTGAAGTAATCAGTCCTTCCAGAGAAGAATTGTGGGATGACTGTGCATGCTGTGAATACCTGGAAAATTGCAACCAGCATGTGATGGTGTGGAGGAGAGAATAA
- the hpt gene encoding hypoxanthine/guanine phosphoribosyltransferase, which translates to MLEILKKSLKKAPIVKRGKYPYFIHPITDGVPAIDPKLLDEISDYIIEYSDMDVDRILSIEAMGIPLATAISLKTGIPFSIVRKRQYQLPGEIKISQSTGYSKGELYINGIEKGNRILLVDDVISTGGTLRFLVKALEEKGVTISDIIVIVGRGDGVQQLAGEGIRVKTLVDINVSEDGVSILEDTGETN; encoded by the coding sequence ATGTTAGAAATACTCAAGAAATCCCTGAAAAAGGCCCCTATTGTAAAACGCGGTAAATACCCCTATTTCATACATCCGATTACAGATGGTGTACCTGCAATAGATCCCAAGCTGCTTGATGAGATCAGTGACTACATCATAGAGTACTCCGATATGGATGTCGACCGGATCCTGTCTATTGAAGCGATGGGAATCCCCCTTGCAACAGCAATTTCTCTGAAAACCGGCATCCCATTTTCTATCGTGCGCAAAAGGCAATACCAGCTACCCGGTGAAATAAAGATATCCCAGAGCACCGGATATTCTAAAGGTGAACTCTACATAAATGGTATTGAAAAAGGAAACAGGATACTGCTTGTTGATGATGTGATCAGTACAGGAGGTACCCTGCGCTTTCTGGTAAAGGCCCTGGAAGAAAAAGGCGTTACTATAAGCGATATAATCGTTATTGTAGGCAGGGGAGATGGCGTGCAGCAACTTGCAGGAGAGGGAATAAGGGTCAAAACCCTTGTGGATATAAATGTAAGTGAAGACGGGGTTTCAATACTGGAGGACACCGGTGAAACTAATTGA
- the dph2 gene encoding diphthamide biosynthesis enzyme Dph2, with protein MKLIENFDIDLESIVNMVIQEKATKVGLQLPEGFKRQAMEIAGYIEDNTDAETLISGNPCYGACDLDVQLIKDTDLVFHFGHSRLEPSENVVYIEAPSHLDISDVVFQAADKLKGKRVGLLTTVQHVHKLEEVRKILEEKGFETIIGEGDGRIVHPGQVLGCNFSAAYDITCEEYLYIGGGKFHPLGIALSTGKPVLCANPFTSSIEHIDLKQIMKKRYAAIAKTMEKKKFCILVSTKPGQERMELARNIRDIAREKGKEAYIVTMDLITPDQLLQFQADAYVNTACPRIAIDEAGRFPAPMLTPPEFEIILGIREWEELVFDEIRE; from the coding sequence GTGAAACTAATTGAGAATTTTGACATTGACCTGGAATCCATTGTAAATATGGTTATTCAGGAAAAAGCCACAAAAGTAGGCCTCCAGCTGCCCGAAGGATTCAAACGCCAGGCAATGGAGATTGCAGGATATATAGAGGATAATACCGATGCAGAAACCCTCATTTCCGGCAACCCCTGCTATGGGGCATGCGATCTTGATGTGCAACTTATCAAAGATACCGATCTTGTATTCCATTTCGGCCATTCCAGACTCGAGCCCTCTGAAAATGTAGTTTATATTGAGGCACCCTCCCATCTCGATATAAGTGACGTGGTTTTTCAGGCTGCAGACAAACTTAAAGGAAAAAGGGTAGGCCTACTTACTACTGTGCAACACGTGCATAAACTGGAAGAAGTAAGGAAGATCCTTGAAGAAAAAGGATTCGAAACCATTATAGGAGAAGGAGATGGACGGATAGTGCATCCGGGACAGGTACTTGGCTGCAATTTTTCAGCGGCATATGACATAACCTGTGAAGAATATCTGTATATTGGCGGAGGGAAGTTCCATCCGCTGGGTATAGCCCTTTCAACAGGCAAACCTGTACTCTGTGCAAATCCGTTTACTTCATCCATCGAACACATCGATCTCAAGCAAATTATGAAAAAACGATATGCAGCAATTGCAAAAACCATGGAAAAAAAGAAGTTTTGTATACTGGTATCCACAAAACCCGGGCAGGAAAGAATGGAACTTGCCAGGAATATAAGGGACATTGCCAGAGAAAAAGGAAAAGAGGCATACATTGTAACAATGGATCTCATTACACCCGACCAGCTCCTGCAATTCCAGGCGGATGCATATGTCAATACAGCATGCCCCAGAATTGCAATTGACGAGGCAGGAAGATTCCCGGCCCCCATGTTAACTCCCCCTGAATTTGAAATCATACTGGGAATACGTGAATGGGAAGAACTGGTTTTTGATGAGATAAGGGAATGA
- a CDS encoding METTL5 family protein, giving the protein MKQRKLEMLLQKVRGFDDPDPALEQYATPAPLAAEILHFAYMKGDLEDTVFDMGCGTGILAIGAAILGTPEVVGYDSDPKAINVARENAVLMGVEVEFVNCPIEKVSGKANTVVMNPPFGAQCKGSDRPFLSAALNAGNAIYSIHNSGSFNFIRQYIKPSVITEWYTTSFPLKRTFKFHKKDVERIEVEIYRMNSLSHHNY; this is encoded by the coding sequence ATGAAACAGCGAAAACTCGAGATGCTACTGCAAAAGGTCAGGGGGTTTGATGACCCCGATCCTGCACTGGAACAATATGCCACACCCGCCCCTCTGGCCGCTGAAATATTACATTTTGCATACATGAAGGGAGATCTTGAAGATACAGTTTTTGATATGGGATGTGGCACCGGGATACTTGCAATCGGTGCCGCAATTCTGGGAACCCCAGAGGTCGTGGGATATGATAGTGACCCGAAAGCAATAAATGTTGCAAGAGAAAATGCCGTGTTGATGGGTGTTGAAGTTGAATTTGTTAATTGCCCTATAGAAAAGGTGAGTGGAAAAGCGAACACTGTTGTAATGAATCCCCCGTTTGGCGCCCAATGTAAGGGAAGTGACAGACCTTTTCTCTCAGCTGCTCTAAATGCAGGGAATGCCATCTATTCTATTCATAACAGCGGAAGTTTTAACTTTATAAGGCAATACATAAAGCCATCAGTTATTACCGAGTGGTATACTACATCTTTCCCGCTAAAAAGAACATTTAAATTCCATAAAAAAGATGTAGAACGAATTGAGGTAGAAATATACAGAATGAACTCCTTATCACATCATAATTATTGA
- a CDS encoding exosome complex RNA-binding protein Csl4: MKLRGIIIRIRNKKKATRRKIKGSSKKDEKEENQNPKTKGQQKEKREAREKNTENLKKEKPQKHLKEEAEKHIEEQFVLPGDIVGTNEEYEAGEGTYTLRGNIYSTRTGNVEIDRKKRSVSVRATSELPPVIKKDDIVVGNVVNVRDSMALVQIAAIKGHGEREVNNPGIAAIHISNIKEDYVKNIANELALMDVVKAKVIDIDSMRLSIAAKELGVMSAVCGRCGEALAIEEGKLKCPACGRIEKRKLSADYGTGII, encoded by the coding sequence TTGAAACTAAGAGGGATTATTATTAGGATACGCAACAAAAAGAAGGCCACTAGAAGGAAAATCAAGGGTTCTTCAAAGAAGGATGAAAAAGAAGAAAATCAAAATCCAAAAACTAAGGGCCAGCAAAAGGAAAAGAGAGAAGCTAGGGAGAAAAATACTGAAAACCTGAAAAAAGAGAAACCCCAGAAGCATCTCAAAGAAGAAGCTGAAAAGCACATTGAAGAGCAGTTTGTGCTGCCCGGTGATATTGTCGGTACTAACGAAGAGTATGAAGCCGGTGAAGGGACCTATACATTAAGAGGGAACATATATTCAACCAGGACAGGAAATGTTGAGATTGACAGGAAAAAACGTAGTGTTTCCGTGCGGGCTACATCCGAACTTCCACCTGTAATAAAGAAAGATGATATTGTAGTCGGCAATGTGGTGAATGTACGTGATTCAATGGCGCTTGTACAGATAGCAGCCATAAAAGGCCATGGTGAAAGGGAAGTCAACAATCCCGGAATTGCCGCCATCCACATATCAAATATCAAGGAAGATTACGTCAAGAACATAGCCAATGAACTTGCCCTTATGGATGTTGTTAAGGCAAAGGTGATTGATATTGATAGCATGCGCCTGAGTATTGCTGCAAAGGAACTGGGTGTTATGTCCGCAGTTTGTGGCAGATGTGGCGAAGCCCTTGCTATTGAAGAAGGAAAACTGAAATGTCCCGCCTGTGGCAGGATTGAAAAGCGTAAACTTTCCGCTGATTATGGAACAGGAATTATCTAA
- a CDS encoding DNA-directed RNA polymerase subunit L, which translates to MELKIIEKKDDEIQVEIKGESHTLLNMLKHFLLEDEHVDIASYDMLHVSISEPVFYVRTDGKDPVQAIRDAAVKLTAECDEFSGVFEKALA; encoded by the coding sequence ATGGAACTGAAGATCATTGAGAAAAAGGATGATGAAATACAAGTAGAAATCAAAGGGGAGAGTCACACCCTGCTTAATATGCTTAAGCATTTCCTGCTTGAAGATGAGCATGTGGATATAGCAAGTTACGATATGCTTCACGTAAGTATTAGTGAGCCGGTCTTCTATGTAAGGACCGATGGCAAAGACCCTGTGCAGGCAATCAGGGATGCAGCGGTGAAACTCACAGCAGAATGCGATGAGTTCAGTGGTGTTTTCGAAAAAGCCCTCGCGTAA
- the pscS gene encoding O-phospho-L-seryl-tRNA:Cys-tRNA synthase, with protein sequence MSLDEDKLKKFGFIERGPKDAINIDPLQTGGILTEDARKALLEWGDGYSICDFCGGVLDLIKKPPVYEFVHEALPEFIGTDEVRVTHGARESKFAVMHSMGKAGDTVVLDGLAHYSSYVAAQRADLEIEKVQSSGHPEYNLDPEGYAQAIEKATSQSGKPPALALLTYPDGNYGNLADAKRVADVCHEYDVPLLLNCAYSVGRMPVDAKKLGADFIAASGHKSMASSGPIGLLGVQEEYADTVFRKSSTNKNKEIELLGCTSRGAGLMTMIASFPQVVERTKHWDEEVTNARWFSEKVEELGLIQVGQRPHNHDLMFFETPPFYEISKTAKKGRYFLYKELKKRNIHGIKGGLTKYFKLSTYQVGRDNLSYVIDSFEEIIDKYTKE encoded by the coding sequence ATGTCACTTGATGAAGATAAACTGAAAAAATTCGGTTTTATCGAAAGGGGACCAAAGGATGCCATTAATATTGACCCCCTGCAAACAGGAGGTATCCTTACAGAGGACGCCCGCAAAGCCCTGCTTGAATGGGGAGACGGTTATTCGATCTGTGATTTCTGTGGCGGAGTATTGGATCTTATCAAAAAGCCACCTGTATATGAATTTGTACATGAGGCCCTGCCGGAGTTCATAGGTACCGATGAAGTAAGAGTCACACATGGTGCCCGTGAATCCAAGTTTGCAGTAATGCATTCAATGGGCAAAGCCGGAGACACTGTCGTGCTTGACGGGCTGGCACACTACTCCTCATATGTCGCTGCACAGAGGGCAGACCTTGAAATAGAAAAGGTGCAAAGCTCCGGTCATCCTGAATATAACCTTGACCCTGAAGGGTATGCTCAGGCTATCGAGAAGGCTACCAGTCAGAGTGGCAAGCCTCCGGCACTGGCCCTTTTGACATACCCGGATGGCAATTACGGCAACCTGGCCGATGCAAAAAGGGTAGCAGATGTCTGTCATGAGTACGATGTACCATTACTTCTCAACTGTGCATATTCAGTAGGCAGGATGCCGGTAGATGCAAAGAAACTTGGAGCCGATTTCATTGCAGCCAGCGGCCATAAATCCATGGCATCCTCGGGTCCGATTGGCCTGCTCGGCGTGCAGGAGGAATACGCAGATACCGTTTTCAGGAAATCCTCTACAAACAAGAACAAGGAGATTGAATTGCTGGGCTGTACTTCCAGGGGGGCTGGTCTGATGACAATGATCGCCTCATTCCCTCAGGTCGTGGAGCGTACCAAACACTGGGACGAGGAAGTTACCAATGCCCGCTGGTTCTCGGAAAAAGTGGAAGAACTGGGACTTATTCAGGTAGGACAGAGACCACACAATCATGACCTGATGTTCTTTGAGACACCACCGTTTTATGAGATCTCAAAGACCGCCAAGAAAGGCAGGTATTTCCTGTACAAAGAGCTCAAGAAGCGCAATATCCACGGTATCAAGGGCGGCCTTACCAAATATTTCAAACTGAGTACCTATCAGGTTGGCAGGGACAATCTTTCCTATGTGATTGACTCCTTTGAGGAGATCATCGACAAATACACTAAAGAATAA
- a CDS encoding rhodanese-like domain-containing protein, with translation MGKITTKQLAEDLDNYKVIDIRSIDAYNGWKEAAEARGGHIKGAKTLPYKWLHYIDWIEIVRNKGILPEDSLVIYGYDPQKAEEVARQFEKAGYPDVTVFNNFLEWAEKDLPMEHLERYEHLVSADWLNQLITTNNAPEYSNNKFVICHSHYRNLFDYDEGHIPGAIPMDTNSLESPETWNRRSPEELKAALEEAGITYDTTVILYGKFSSPNNDDQFPGSSAGHLGAMRCAFIMLYAGVEDVRILNGGLQSWLDSGYEVTTVPSKNEKVSFGIDIPQKPEIAVDLEEAKEILASPDKNLVSVRSWKEYIGEVSGYNYIEKKGRIPGAVFADCGTDAYHMENYRNLDHTMREYHEIAANWKKIGITPDKRNAFYCGTGWRGSEAFLNAWLMGWDKAAVYDGGWFEWSSNNLPFETGVPEE, from the coding sequence ATGGGTAAAATTACAACTAAACAGTTAGCAGAAGACCTGGACAACTATAAGGTAATTGATATAAGATCCATTGATGCTTATAATGGCTGGAAAGAAGCCGCAGAGGCAAGAGGCGGGCACATCAAGGGTGCAAAAACGCTGCCTTACAAATGGTTACACTATATTGACTGGATAGAAATAGTCAGGAATAAAGGAATTCTGCCGGAAGATTCTCTTGTCATTTATGGGTATGACCCACAGAAAGCAGAAGAGGTGGCAAGGCAATTTGAAAAAGCCGGGTATCCTGATGTAACTGTTTTCAATAATTTTCTCGAATGGGCAGAAAAAGATTTGCCCATGGAGCATCTTGAAAGATATGAGCACCTGGTTTCAGCGGATTGGCTTAATCAATTGATCACAACAAATAATGCTCCGGAATACAGCAATAATAAGTTCGTTATCTGTCATTCCCATTACAGGAACCTTTTTGATTATGATGAAGGCCATATTCCCGGCGCAATCCCTATGGACACAAACTCCCTTGAGTCTCCAGAGACATGGAACCGCCGCTCACCGGAAGAACTAAAAGCTGCTCTGGAAGAGGCAGGTATAACATATGACACAACAGTCATTCTCTATGGAAAATTCTCTTCACCAAATAATGATGATCAGTTTCCGGGAAGCAGCGCAGGCCATCTCGGTGCAATGAGATGCGCTTTCATAATGCTTTATGCAGGTGTGGAAGATGTCCGCATACTAAATGGTGGTCTCCAGTCATGGCTGGATTCTGGTTATGAAGTCACTACAGTTCCTTCTAAAAATGAAAAAGTATCTTTTGGAATTGACATACCTCAAAAACCGGAAATTGCTGTTGATCTTGAAGAAGCAAAAGAGATCCTTGCGTCCCCTGACAAGAACCTCGTAAGTGTCAGAAGCTGGAAGGAGTACATTGGAGAAGTAAGTGGCTACAATTATATTGAAAAGAAAGGAAGGATTCCGGGAGCGGTATTTGCTGACTGTGGAACAGATGCCTACCACATGGAAAACTACAGGAACCTGGATCATACCATGCGTGAATACCATGAAATTGCAGCAAACTGGAAGAAAATTGGGATTACTCCCGATAAACGCAATGCATTTTACTGTGGAACTGGCTGGAGGGGCAGTGAAGCCTTTTTAAATGCATGGCTTATGGGCTGGGATAAAGCAGCAGTCTATGATGGTGGATGGTTTGAATGGAGCAGTAACAATCTTCCTTTTGAAACGGGGGTTCCTGAAGAATGA
- the egtD gene encoding L-histidine N(alpha)-methyltransferase, with product MIIEDFMPKVGESSIREEMINCLRGNPKTLPSVFFYDHKGSELFETITNLEEYYPPKIEIPLLRSTAQKLKQELKDCDLVELGSGDCSKISVFLDEIPEEIRQTIVYYPVDVCKQAIEKSACNLQDRYPEMNIHGITADFLGHIEKIPAKRRRFFCFFGSTIGNLTEVQAMQFMTDLGNVMNKNDRLLLGVDMVKDIDIIEKAYNDGQGVTAEFNKNILEVVNDHIKTDFYPEEFVHVAFFNKKYSRIEMHLKAKKDLEITSPLLKERIVFRKGETIHTENSHKYTVDGINKMADAAGLSVENIFNDDKKWFSLAEMVKQ from the coding sequence ATGATCATAGAAGATTTTATGCCAAAAGTTGGAGAAAGTTCTATCAGGGAAGAGATGATCAATTGCCTGAGGGGAAATCCTAAAACACTTCCGTCCGTATTTTTCTATGACCATAAGGGTTCTGAATTGTTTGAGACTATCACTAATCTAGAAGAATATTATCCTCCAAAGATTGAGATTCCATTGCTCAGGTCAACTGCTCAAAAATTGAAACAAGAATTGAAAGACTGCGATCTTGTAGAGCTTGGAAGTGGAGATTGCTCAAAAATTTCTGTCTTTCTTGATGAAATACCAGAAGAGATTCGCCAGACTATAGTATACTATCCGGTTGATGTATGCAAACAAGCTATAGAGAAATCCGCCTGTAATCTTCAGGACAGATATCCTGAAATGAATATCCATGGGATTACTGCTGACTTCCTTGGGCATATTGAAAAAATCCCTGCAAAAAGGAGAAGATTCTTCTGCTTCTTCGGAAGCACAATCGGCAATCTTACTGAAGTACAGGCAATGCAATTCATGACAGACCTTGGCAACGTTATGAATAAGAACGACAGGCTTCTTCTGGGAGTGGACATGGTAAAAGATATTGATATCATCGAAAAAGCCTATAATGATGGCCAGGGTGTTACTGCAGAATTTAACAAGAATATATTAGAAGTTGTAAATGATCACATTAAAACTGATTTCTATCCAGAGGAATTTGTTCATGTTGCATTTTTCAATAAAAAATATTCCCGAATCGAGATGCACCTGAAGGCGAAAAAAGATCTGGAAATAACAAGCCCCCTATTAAAAGAGCGGATAGTATTCAGAAAAGGCGAGACCATCCACACAGAAAACTCTCATAAATATACTGTTGATGGCATCAATAAAATGGCAGATGCTGCAGGGCTTTCTGTAGAGAATATATTTAACGATGATAAAAAATGGTTCTCCCTTGCTGAAATGGTGAAACAATGA
- a CDS encoding aminotransferase class V-fold PLP-dependent enzyme produces the protein MTGFAKDFPILAQKVYGKRLVYLDNAATTQKPNSVIDTISDFYKTDYSNIHRGVHYLSERSSERYEKTREKVSDFIGARNSSEVTFTAGTTDAINQVARSLEPSLRGNEVLVTGVEHHSNIVPWQMAEAKLKAIPMDEDCNLLLDSVDITDKTKLVAISHVSNVLGSVNDIKEITEIAKDHDVPVLVDAAQSIQHLPLDVKDIDCDFLVASGHKMYASTGAGVLYTNDRFSDLMPAKGGGGMVDKVSLEKTTYQEPPLRYEAGTPHIAGIISMGASIDYMQKIGLEKIEKHENDVYSYARDRLLEMDNVTVYGNTTRMCGSISFNLDQVHHYDVGLMMDKMGVAVRTGHHCAQPLMESLTIEGTVRASFALYNTKEDVDRLIEGIEKVEMMYT, from the coding sequence ATGACAGGTTTTGCAAAAGATTTCCCTATACTTGCACAGAAAGTCTATGGAAAACGTCTGGTTTATCTTGATAACGCGGCAACAACACAGAAACCAAACTCTGTGATTGATACAATATCTGATTTCTATAAGACTGATTACAGTAATATTCATAGGGGAGTGCATTACCTGAGCGAGAGATCAAGTGAAAGGTATGAGAAAACCAGAGAAAAAGTCAGTGACTTCATAGGTGCCCGCAACTCCAGTGAAGTGACATTTACTGCCGGAACTACCGATGCCATAAATCAGGTCGCACGTTCACTTGAACCTTCCTTAAGGGGAAATGAAGTCCTGGTAACCGGTGTGGAACACCACTCAAATATCGTCCCCTGGCAGATGGCAGAAGCAAAACTAAAGGCAATTCCGATGGATGAGGATTGCAATTTGCTGCTGGACTCTGTAGATATCACAGATAAGACAAAATTGGTTGCTATCAGTCATGTCTCAAATGTCCTTGGTTCTGTAAACGATATCAAGGAAATAACTGAAATTGCAAAAGACCATGATGTCCCGGTTCTGGTGGATGCTGCCCAATCAATACAGCATCTACCCCTAGACGTAAAAGACATTGACTGTGATTTTTTGGTTGCTTCAGGCCACAAGATGTATGCATCAACCGGAGCTGGGGTGCTTTATACAAACGATCGCTTCAGTGACCTCATGCCGGCAAAGGGCGGAGGAGGCATGGTTGATAAAGTAAGTCTCGAAAAAACAACATATCAAGAACCCCCGTTAAGATATGAAGCAGGCACACCGCACATTGCAGGAATAATAAGCATGGGTGCATCGATTGATTACATGCAAAAAATTGGTTTGGAAAAAATAGAAAAGCATGAGAATGACGTATATTCTTACGCAAGAGACAGATTGCTGGAAATGGATAACGTGACAGTTTATGGAAATACTACCCGGATGTGCGGGTCAATCTCCTTTAATCTGGATCAGGTCCACCATTATGACGTCGGCCTGATGATGGATAAGATGGGAGTAGCTGTCAGAACAGGTCATCATTGTGCCCAGCCATTGATGGAATCCCTCACAATAGAAGGGACAGTACGGGCAAGTTTTGCATTGTATAATACAAAAGAAGATGTGGACAGGCTTATTGAAGGGATTGAAAAAGTAGAGATGATGTACACGTGA
- a CDS encoding SufE family protein, giving the protein MTDAIQDEIIGEFDGLEWLEKYDLLIRSARELEPMDEEFRTDDNSISGCQSRVWIRSYKKDGKLIFDLDSDAMITKGIMALLLRVVNNRHPQEIANIDLYFLEKTGLKSNLSPARSDGLRAIIKRIKEIAQNEVGQSNFQ; this is encoded by the coding sequence GTGACAGATGCTATCCAGGATGAAATAATAGGGGAATTTGATGGCCTTGAATGGCTTGAAAAATATGACCTCCTAATCCGTTCGGCCAGAGAGCTTGAACCCATGGATGAAGAGTTCAGGACCGATGATAATTCGATAAGCGGCTGCCAATCCAGGGTCTGGATCAGGAGTTATAAAAAGGATGGGAAATTGATCTTTGATCTCGATAGTGATGCCATGATAACCAAGGGTATTATGGCCCTCTTACTCAGGGTGGTAAACAATCGGCATCCTCAGGAAATTGCAAACATTGATCTGTACTTTCTTGAAAAAACCGGATTGAAATCAAATCTCTCACCCGCAAGATCAGACGGACTGCGGGCAATCATCAAGAGGATTAAAGAAATAGCTCAAAATGAGGTTGGCCAGAGCAACTTTCAATAA
- a CDS encoding winged helix-turn-helix domain-containing protein, translating to MEDDYDELDDVIMQKQSKGESVKKEHDMLNKAASHPLRRKIVKTIGAFGINTDELAANIDEDPSVLKYHIDFLLNGELVRIENDEYRLTDKGIELLSDCQSGKSNPKC from the coding sequence ATGGAAGATGACTATGATGAACTCGACGATGTGATTATGCAGAAACAATCAAAAGGTGAATCTGTCAAAAAAGAGCATGATATGTTGAATAAGGCTGCATCGCATCCATTAAGAAGGAAAATCGTCAAAACAATAGGAGCCTTTGGGATCAACACAGATGAATTAGCCGCAAATATCGATGAAGATCCTTCTGTACTGAAATACCACATCGACTTCCTGCTCAACGGGGAACTGGTCAGGATTGAAAATGATGAATACAGGCTGACAGACAAGGGTATTGAGTTACTTTCCGACTGCCAGTCCGGCAAATCAAATCCTAAATGTTAA
- a CDS encoding cytochrome b5 domain-containing protein, whose amino-acid sequence MREFTPDGLAKYNGKDRDEIYVAYKGNVYDVTNSELWMDGDHQGMHEGGIDLTEEMEEAPHEEDVFNEFEVIGILVNNH is encoded by the coding sequence ATGAGAGAATTCACACCGGATGGCCTGGCCAAATACAATGGTAAGGACAGGGATGAAATCTATGTTGCCTATAAAGGCAATGTCTATGATGTTACAAACAGCGAGTTATGGATGGACGGAGATCATCAGGGTATGCATGAAGGGGGTATTGATCTTACAGAAGAAATGGAAGAGGCACCTCATGAGGAAGATGTATTCAATGAATTCGAAGTTATCGGCATACTTGTGAATAACCATTAA